One Mya arenaria isolate MELC-2E11 chromosome 7, ASM2691426v1 genomic window carries:
- the LOC128240736 gene encoding atos homolog protein A-like isoform X2 → MKPQKDSDEMEEKQLNPRELFTNIALLVTEARTPDFSPKGRIEGPHCPPVRGVIRHECDRHKLQCRKASELVSIQEVLWQNRIPMRIDVLLFPNCKHGQQEAMIIEGASFSCMDQFELLERWDVQMVKKRSSERLEGFVNGLVHLQVIRSYVHFSQLSSWLISSQGCLPVTVVYRIYAPGEAVGYTFSHLPEVHNFPSAEMDSAIMQTTVAYLPRQEKVFKVICRSQSPSLESHLRMRKTLDESKIKRTRKFDDSYSNPMPSTSSEVECDGKNRTNAIPQKQKTSTSCAKHYGSEGKELIKQKPPIGRKYAEIKNSQSKMTPCPMSHTPKRKVDQLSPTMKYAHEYPNVSSSSQSNENNLCRIVVSSAVAGASNNDKCTVSCSMSEMTSVCDIGEHSNFIDFKTPLKVGVKGSMLTKPTNLTVSTNNAFIGTKRLPSPKVLVTGSRKPEPSLFKKRCIDLHSPGTSAERAEDYVISTPLKAVEELTSSEFHDLIKPLSPSDLEAYLSSLSNKASKRPGFSKLDDIPTTKCSFYLEEGIRNELVENSLNGAKETGFDTKVGFYTQSLSNNQTDDMEYNLSKGKSHVRKLFDEGEIILSNDFETNIKNSSKPSISKNGFSEKLVFSEKNEGAFTDNEILMEPSSLSGEITTLLYSREVTHPKTQRDITIHTSSKEEATLNEEEDLPKSREIISSAFQMEVTLKNHSIPCNVGAIKADVSDLAQNIESMEIDESPYCHLDKEVEDHLKNSDPEKVFKKPCVDTQKSQEHVHTSSESSTNDTDCEKSTCDENVSSARSKPIQPLNQADNCDTTNSRDLSLCMQLLQRDFQQNVKNEMLRPSSKPYKSLPSPDDIKQFHFTMGRSTSAIFNSSTGLPSRSSPAPVKKKSSTRFDYDCSLSNIRAIKNAISCSKLTLHSEDNSDTIEDPKVLSTSAPASTNCLLGNFEESVLNGRIEPIGVVEGFTVEIGAGGTFCPKHVTLPVVSYFFQLSDDNAPSPYLGYVNLEPLGKRGYHIPRNGTVQVTLFNPNKSVIKMFVVMYDMSDMPSSCQTFLRQRTMYMPVEENTTEPSFLRYLIHLRFQSSKSGKIYLHTDVRLIFARDKFEFDPRVGNYELRSFTEGPENPKFSPKR, encoded by the exons ACTCAGACGAAATGGAAGAAAAGCAGCTGAATCCGCGGGAGTTGTTTACCAATATTGCCCTTCTCGTGACGGAGGCCCGTACGCCTGACTTCTCCCCGAAAGGACGCATAGAAGGGCCTCACTGCCCTCCTGTTAGAGGTGTGATACGGCACGAGTGTGATCGTCATAAGTTACAG TGTCGGAAAGCGAGTGAGCTGGTCAGTATACAAGAGGTCCTGTGGCAGAATCGAATCCCGATGAGAATCGACGTTCTTTTGTTTCCCAATTGCAAGCATGGGCAGCAGGAGGCGATGATAATCGAAGGGGCGTCATTCTCGTGTATGGATCAGTTTGAACTGTTGGAGAGATGGGACGTACAGATGGTTAAAAAGAG GTCATCAGAGAGACTGGAAGGATTTGTAAATGGTCTGGTTCATCTACAGGTCATACGGAGTTATGTCCACTTTTCCCAACTGAGTTCCTGGCTGATTTCATCACAGGGTTGTCTCCCTGTAACTGTTGTATACAG GATATATGCCCCTGGAGAGGCTGTCGGATACACCTTTAGTCATCTGCCAGAAGTTCACAATTTCCCATCTGCTGAGATGGATTCTGCCATTATGCAAACAACAGTTGCCTATTTGCCAAGGCAAGAAAAAGTGTTTAAGGTTATATGCAGGTCACAGTCACCAAGTCTTGAATCCCACTTGAGGATGAGAAAAACTCTAGATGAAAGTAAAATTAAGAGAACTAGAAAATTTGATGATAGTTACTCAAATCCTATGCCTTCCACATCTTCAGAAGTTGAATGCGATGGAAAAAATAGGACAAATGCCATACCTCAGAAGCAGAAGACATCAACTTCCTGTGCAAAGCATTATGGGAGTGAAGGAAAGGAGTTGATAAAACAAAAGCCTCCAATTGGTCGAAAATATGCAGAAATTAAAAATAGCCAATCAAAAATGACTCCGTGTCCAATGAGTCATACTCCAAAGAGGAAGGTTGATCAGTTGTCTCCtacaatgaaatatgcacatgaaTATCCTAATGTTTCTTCAAGCTCacaatcaaatgaaaacaactTATGTCGAATAGTTGTAAGCTCTGCAGTTGCGGGTGCTTCAAACAATGACAAGTGCACTGTTTCTTGTTCTATGTCGGAAATGACATCAGTATGTGATATAGGAGAACATTCAAACTTCATAGATTTCAAAACCCCTTTAAAAGTTGGAGTTAAAGGTTCTATGTTAACGAAACCAACAAATTTGACTGTGTccacaaacaatgcatttataggAACAAAACGCTTACCAAGTCCAAAAGTGTTAGTCACTGGTAGCAGAAAACCTGAGCCATCTTTGTTTAAGAAAAGGTGTATAGATTTGCATTCTCCGGGTACAAGCGCAGAGAGAGCAGAAGATTATGTGATATCGACGCCTCTGAAAGCGGTCGAAGAATTGACATCCAGTGAATTTCATGATCTCATCAAGCCTCTAAGTCCGAGTGATTTAGAAGCTTACCTTTCTAGTCTTTCAAACAAAGCTTCGAAGCGACCCGGATTTTCAAAGTTGGATGATATTCCAACTACCAAATGTAGTTTCTATCTTGAAGAGGGTATCAGGAATGAATTAGTGGAAAATAGCCTAAATGGAGCAAAAGAAACTGGGTTTGACACAAAAGTAGGTTTTTATACCCAAAGTCTTTCAAATAACCAAACTGATGATATGGAGTACAACTTAAGTAAAGGAAAGTCACATGTTAGAAAATTGTTTGATGAGGGTGAAATCATCTTAAGTAATGATTTCGAAACGAATATTAAAAATTCCTCAAAGCCAAGTATAAGCAAAAATGGTTTTTCGGAAAAATTAGTGTtcagtgaaaaaaatgaagGTGCTTTCACAGACAATGAGATCCTAATGGAACCTTCAAGTCtttcaggggagataactacaCTCTTGTATTCAAGGGAAGTGACTCACCCCAAAACCCAAAGGGACATAACCATACATACCTCCTCAAAAGAAGAAGCTACTCTAAACGAAGAGGAGGATCTTCCAAAATCAAGGGAAATAATCTCAAGTGCTTTTCAAATGGAAGTAACTCTTAAAAATCATAGTATACCTTGCAATGTTGGAGCTATAAAAGCAGATGTTTCTGATTTAGCTCAAAATATAGAAAGCATGGAAATCGATGAAAGTCCTTATTGTCATCTTGATAAAGAAGTCGAAGATCATCTCAAAAACTCAGATCCAGAAAAAGTGTTCAAAAAACCTTGTGTAGACACTCAAAAGTCACAAGAACACGTACATACTAGTAGCGAGTCCAGTACTAACGACACAGACTGTGAAAAGTCTACATGTGATGAAAATGTTTCTAGTGCTAGAAGCAAACCTATCCAGCCTCTCAACCAGGCCGACAACTGTGATACCACGAATTCCCGTGATCTTTCTCTATGCATGCAACTACTACAGAGGGACTTTcagcaaaatgtcaaaaat GAGATGCTAAGGCCAAGCTCGAAGCCCTACAAATCACTACCGTCACCAGACGATATAAAACAGTTCCATTTCACGATGGGTCGGAGTACCAGTGCGATCTTCAATTCGAGTACTGGTCTTCCTTCTCGGTCTAGTCCA GCTCCGGTGAAGAAAAAGTCCAGCACCAGATTCGACTATGACTGTTCTCTCAGTAATATCAGAGCTATCAAAAA TGCCATATCTTGTTCCAAGCTAACCCTGCACTCTGAAGACAACTCTGACACCATAGAAGACCCCAAAGTACTGAGTACTAGTGCACCAGCGTCAACCAACTGTCTCCTTGGCAATTTTGAG GAGTCGGTTCTCAATGGCAGAATAGAGCCTATAGGGGTCGTTGAAGGGTTTACAGTGGAGATAGGAGCAGGGGGAACCTTCTGCCCTAAACATGTCACACTGCCAGTGGTTTCGTACTTCTTCCAACTGTCTGACGATAATGCACCGTCTCCTTATCTG GGCTATGTGAACCTCGAGCCACTGGGTAAGAGAGGCTACCATATACCTCGTAATGGGACGGTGCAAGTG ACGCTGTTTAATCCAAACAAAAGCGTGATTAAGATGTTTGTAGTGATGTACGACATGTCAGACATGCCGTCAAGCTGTCAGACATTTCTACGACAACGCACGATGTACATGCCTGTTGAGGAGAACACCACTGAGCCTTCGTTTCTTCGATACCTCATACATCTAAG ATTTCAAAGCAGCAAATCGGGGAAGATCTaccttcacacagatgttcgtCTCATATTTGCGAGGGACAAGTTTGAATTCGACCCCCGGGTCGGAAACTATGAGCTGCGGTCTTTCACCGAAGGTCCTGAAAACCCCAAATTCTCACCGAAAAGatga
- the LOC128240736 gene encoding atos homolog protein A-like isoform X3 produces MEEKQLNPRELFTNIALLVTEARTPDFSPKGRIEGPHCPPVRGVIRHECDRHKLQCRKASELVSIQEVLWQNRIPMRIDVLLFPNCKHGQQEAMIIEGASFSCMDQFELLERWDVQMVKKRSSERLEGFVNGLVHLQVIRSYVHFSQLSSWLISSQGCLPVTVVYRIYAPGEAVGYTFSHLPEVHNFPSAEMDSAIMQTTVAYLPRQEKVFKVICRSQSPSLESHLRMRKTLDESKIKRTRKFDDSYSNPMPSTSSEVECDGKNRTNAIPQKQKTSTSCAKHYGSEGKELIKQKPPIGRKYAEIKNSQSKMTPCPMSHTPKRKVDQLSPTMKYAHEYPNVSSSSQSNENNLCRIVVSSAVAGASNNDKCTVSCSMSEMTSVCDIGEHSNFIDFKTPLKVGVKGSMLTKPTNLTVSTNNAFIGTKRLPSPKVLVTGSRKPEPSLFKKRCIDLHSPGTSAERAEDYVISTPLKAVEELTSSEFHDLIKPLSPSDLEAYLSSLSNKASKRPGFSKLDDIPTTKCSFYLEEGIRNELVENSLNGAKETGFDTKVGFYTQSLSNNQTDDMEYNLSKGKSHVRKLFDEGEIILSNDFETNIKNSSKPSISKNGFSEKLVFSEKNEGAFTDNEILMEPSSLSGEITTLLYSREVTHPKTQRDITIHTSSKEEATLNEEEDLPKSREIISSAFQMEVTLKNHSIPCNVGAIKADVSDLAQNIESMEIDESPYCHLDKEVEDHLKNSDPEKVFKKPCVDTQKSQEHVHTSSESSTNDTDCEKSTCDENVSSARSKPIQPLNQADNCDTTNSRDLSLCMQLLQRDFQQNVKNEMLRPSSKPYKSLPSPDDIKQFHFTMGRSTSAIFNSSTGLPSRSSPAPVKKKSSTRFDYDCSLSNIRAIKNAISCSKLTLHSEDNSDTIEDPKVLSTSAPASTNCLLGNFEESVLNGRIEPIGVVEGFTVEIGAGGTFCPKHVTLPVVSYFFQLSDDNAPSPYLGYVNLEPLGKRGYHIPRNGTVQVTLFNPNKSVIKMFVVMYDMSDMPSSCQTFLRQRTMYMPVEENTTEPSFLRYLIHLRFQSSKSGKIYLHTDVRLIFARDKFEFDPRVGNYELRSFTEGPENPKFSPKR; encoded by the exons ATGGAAGAAAAGCAGCTGAATCCGCGGGAGTTGTTTACCAATATTGCCCTTCTCGTGACGGAGGCCCGTACGCCTGACTTCTCCCCGAAAGGACGCATAGAAGGGCCTCACTGCCCTCCTGTTAGAGGTGTGATACGGCACGAGTGTGATCGTCATAAGTTACAG TGTCGGAAAGCGAGTGAGCTGGTCAGTATACAAGAGGTCCTGTGGCAGAATCGAATCCCGATGAGAATCGACGTTCTTTTGTTTCCCAATTGCAAGCATGGGCAGCAGGAGGCGATGATAATCGAAGGGGCGTCATTCTCGTGTATGGATCAGTTTGAACTGTTGGAGAGATGGGACGTACAGATGGTTAAAAAGAG GTCATCAGAGAGACTGGAAGGATTTGTAAATGGTCTGGTTCATCTACAGGTCATACGGAGTTATGTCCACTTTTCCCAACTGAGTTCCTGGCTGATTTCATCACAGGGTTGTCTCCCTGTAACTGTTGTATACAG GATATATGCCCCTGGAGAGGCTGTCGGATACACCTTTAGTCATCTGCCAGAAGTTCACAATTTCCCATCTGCTGAGATGGATTCTGCCATTATGCAAACAACAGTTGCCTATTTGCCAAGGCAAGAAAAAGTGTTTAAGGTTATATGCAGGTCACAGTCACCAAGTCTTGAATCCCACTTGAGGATGAGAAAAACTCTAGATGAAAGTAAAATTAAGAGAACTAGAAAATTTGATGATAGTTACTCAAATCCTATGCCTTCCACATCTTCAGAAGTTGAATGCGATGGAAAAAATAGGACAAATGCCATACCTCAGAAGCAGAAGACATCAACTTCCTGTGCAAAGCATTATGGGAGTGAAGGAAAGGAGTTGATAAAACAAAAGCCTCCAATTGGTCGAAAATATGCAGAAATTAAAAATAGCCAATCAAAAATGACTCCGTGTCCAATGAGTCATACTCCAAAGAGGAAGGTTGATCAGTTGTCTCCtacaatgaaatatgcacatgaaTATCCTAATGTTTCTTCAAGCTCacaatcaaatgaaaacaactTATGTCGAATAGTTGTAAGCTCTGCAGTTGCGGGTGCTTCAAACAATGACAAGTGCACTGTTTCTTGTTCTATGTCGGAAATGACATCAGTATGTGATATAGGAGAACATTCAAACTTCATAGATTTCAAAACCCCTTTAAAAGTTGGAGTTAAAGGTTCTATGTTAACGAAACCAACAAATTTGACTGTGTccacaaacaatgcatttataggAACAAAACGCTTACCAAGTCCAAAAGTGTTAGTCACTGGTAGCAGAAAACCTGAGCCATCTTTGTTTAAGAAAAGGTGTATAGATTTGCATTCTCCGGGTACAAGCGCAGAGAGAGCAGAAGATTATGTGATATCGACGCCTCTGAAAGCGGTCGAAGAATTGACATCCAGTGAATTTCATGATCTCATCAAGCCTCTAAGTCCGAGTGATTTAGAAGCTTACCTTTCTAGTCTTTCAAACAAAGCTTCGAAGCGACCCGGATTTTCAAAGTTGGATGATATTCCAACTACCAAATGTAGTTTCTATCTTGAAGAGGGTATCAGGAATGAATTAGTGGAAAATAGCCTAAATGGAGCAAAAGAAACTGGGTTTGACACAAAAGTAGGTTTTTATACCCAAAGTCTTTCAAATAACCAAACTGATGATATGGAGTACAACTTAAGTAAAGGAAAGTCACATGTTAGAAAATTGTTTGATGAGGGTGAAATCATCTTAAGTAATGATTTCGAAACGAATATTAAAAATTCCTCAAAGCCAAGTATAAGCAAAAATGGTTTTTCGGAAAAATTAGTGTtcagtgaaaaaaatgaagGTGCTTTCACAGACAATGAGATCCTAATGGAACCTTCAAGTCtttcaggggagataactacaCTCTTGTATTCAAGGGAAGTGACTCACCCCAAAACCCAAAGGGACATAACCATACATACCTCCTCAAAAGAAGAAGCTACTCTAAACGAAGAGGAGGATCTTCCAAAATCAAGGGAAATAATCTCAAGTGCTTTTCAAATGGAAGTAACTCTTAAAAATCATAGTATACCTTGCAATGTTGGAGCTATAAAAGCAGATGTTTCTGATTTAGCTCAAAATATAGAAAGCATGGAAATCGATGAAAGTCCTTATTGTCATCTTGATAAAGAAGTCGAAGATCATCTCAAAAACTCAGATCCAGAAAAAGTGTTCAAAAAACCTTGTGTAGACACTCAAAAGTCACAAGAACACGTACATACTAGTAGCGAGTCCAGTACTAACGACACAGACTGTGAAAAGTCTACATGTGATGAAAATGTTTCTAGTGCTAGAAGCAAACCTATCCAGCCTCTCAACCAGGCCGACAACTGTGATACCACGAATTCCCGTGATCTTTCTCTATGCATGCAACTACTACAGAGGGACTTTcagcaaaatgtcaaaaat GAGATGCTAAGGCCAAGCTCGAAGCCCTACAAATCACTACCGTCACCAGACGATATAAAACAGTTCCATTTCACGATGGGTCGGAGTACCAGTGCGATCTTCAATTCGAGTACTGGTCTTCCTTCTCGGTCTAGTCCA GCTCCGGTGAAGAAAAAGTCCAGCACCAGATTCGACTATGACTGTTCTCTCAGTAATATCAGAGCTATCAAAAA TGCCATATCTTGTTCCAAGCTAACCCTGCACTCTGAAGACAACTCTGACACCATAGAAGACCCCAAAGTACTGAGTACTAGTGCACCAGCGTCAACCAACTGTCTCCTTGGCAATTTTGAG GAGTCGGTTCTCAATGGCAGAATAGAGCCTATAGGGGTCGTTGAAGGGTTTACAGTGGAGATAGGAGCAGGGGGAACCTTCTGCCCTAAACATGTCACACTGCCAGTGGTTTCGTACTTCTTCCAACTGTCTGACGATAATGCACCGTCTCCTTATCTG GGCTATGTGAACCTCGAGCCACTGGGTAAGAGAGGCTACCATATACCTCGTAATGGGACGGTGCAAGTG ACGCTGTTTAATCCAAACAAAAGCGTGATTAAGATGTTTGTAGTGATGTACGACATGTCAGACATGCCGTCAAGCTGTCAGACATTTCTACGACAACGCACGATGTACATGCCTGTTGAGGAGAACACCACTGAGCCTTCGTTTCTTCGATACCTCATACATCTAAG ATTTCAAAGCAGCAAATCGGGGAAGATCTaccttcacacagatgttcgtCTCATATTTGCGAGGGACAAGTTTGAATTCGACCCCCGGGTCGGAAACTATGAGCTGCGGTCTTTCACCGAAGGTCCTGAAAACCCCAAATTCTCACCGAAAAGatga
- the LOC128240736 gene encoding atos homolog protein A-like isoform X1, with the protein MRVEYDIPDSDEMEEKQLNPRELFTNIALLVTEARTPDFSPKGRIEGPHCPPVRGVIRHECDRHKLQCRKASELVSIQEVLWQNRIPMRIDVLLFPNCKHGQQEAMIIEGASFSCMDQFELLERWDVQMVKKRSSERLEGFVNGLVHLQVIRSYVHFSQLSSWLISSQGCLPVTVVYRIYAPGEAVGYTFSHLPEVHNFPSAEMDSAIMQTTVAYLPRQEKVFKVICRSQSPSLESHLRMRKTLDESKIKRTRKFDDSYSNPMPSTSSEVECDGKNRTNAIPQKQKTSTSCAKHYGSEGKELIKQKPPIGRKYAEIKNSQSKMTPCPMSHTPKRKVDQLSPTMKYAHEYPNVSSSSQSNENNLCRIVVSSAVAGASNNDKCTVSCSMSEMTSVCDIGEHSNFIDFKTPLKVGVKGSMLTKPTNLTVSTNNAFIGTKRLPSPKVLVTGSRKPEPSLFKKRCIDLHSPGTSAERAEDYVISTPLKAVEELTSSEFHDLIKPLSPSDLEAYLSSLSNKASKRPGFSKLDDIPTTKCSFYLEEGIRNELVENSLNGAKETGFDTKVGFYTQSLSNNQTDDMEYNLSKGKSHVRKLFDEGEIILSNDFETNIKNSSKPSISKNGFSEKLVFSEKNEGAFTDNEILMEPSSLSGEITTLLYSREVTHPKTQRDITIHTSSKEEATLNEEEDLPKSREIISSAFQMEVTLKNHSIPCNVGAIKADVSDLAQNIESMEIDESPYCHLDKEVEDHLKNSDPEKVFKKPCVDTQKSQEHVHTSSESSTNDTDCEKSTCDENVSSARSKPIQPLNQADNCDTTNSRDLSLCMQLLQRDFQQNVKNEMLRPSSKPYKSLPSPDDIKQFHFTMGRSTSAIFNSSTGLPSRSSPAPVKKKSSTRFDYDCSLSNIRAIKNAISCSKLTLHSEDNSDTIEDPKVLSTSAPASTNCLLGNFEESVLNGRIEPIGVVEGFTVEIGAGGTFCPKHVTLPVVSYFFQLSDDNAPSPYLGYVNLEPLGKRGYHIPRNGTVQVTLFNPNKSVIKMFVVMYDMSDMPSSCQTFLRQRTMYMPVEENTTEPSFLRYLIHLRFQSSKSGKIYLHTDVRLIFARDKFEFDPRVGNYELRSFTEGPENPKFSPKR; encoded by the exons atgagAGTTGAATATGACATTCCAG ACTCAGACGAAATGGAAGAAAAGCAGCTGAATCCGCGGGAGTTGTTTACCAATATTGCCCTTCTCGTGACGGAGGCCCGTACGCCTGACTTCTCCCCGAAAGGACGCATAGAAGGGCCTCACTGCCCTCCTGTTAGAGGTGTGATACGGCACGAGTGTGATCGTCATAAGTTACAG TGTCGGAAAGCGAGTGAGCTGGTCAGTATACAAGAGGTCCTGTGGCAGAATCGAATCCCGATGAGAATCGACGTTCTTTTGTTTCCCAATTGCAAGCATGGGCAGCAGGAGGCGATGATAATCGAAGGGGCGTCATTCTCGTGTATGGATCAGTTTGAACTGTTGGAGAGATGGGACGTACAGATGGTTAAAAAGAG GTCATCAGAGAGACTGGAAGGATTTGTAAATGGTCTGGTTCATCTACAGGTCATACGGAGTTATGTCCACTTTTCCCAACTGAGTTCCTGGCTGATTTCATCACAGGGTTGTCTCCCTGTAACTGTTGTATACAG GATATATGCCCCTGGAGAGGCTGTCGGATACACCTTTAGTCATCTGCCAGAAGTTCACAATTTCCCATCTGCTGAGATGGATTCTGCCATTATGCAAACAACAGTTGCCTATTTGCCAAGGCAAGAAAAAGTGTTTAAGGTTATATGCAGGTCACAGTCACCAAGTCTTGAATCCCACTTGAGGATGAGAAAAACTCTAGATGAAAGTAAAATTAAGAGAACTAGAAAATTTGATGATAGTTACTCAAATCCTATGCCTTCCACATCTTCAGAAGTTGAATGCGATGGAAAAAATAGGACAAATGCCATACCTCAGAAGCAGAAGACATCAACTTCCTGTGCAAAGCATTATGGGAGTGAAGGAAAGGAGTTGATAAAACAAAAGCCTCCAATTGGTCGAAAATATGCAGAAATTAAAAATAGCCAATCAAAAATGACTCCGTGTCCAATGAGTCATACTCCAAAGAGGAAGGTTGATCAGTTGTCTCCtacaatgaaatatgcacatgaaTATCCTAATGTTTCTTCAAGCTCacaatcaaatgaaaacaactTATGTCGAATAGTTGTAAGCTCTGCAGTTGCGGGTGCTTCAAACAATGACAAGTGCACTGTTTCTTGTTCTATGTCGGAAATGACATCAGTATGTGATATAGGAGAACATTCAAACTTCATAGATTTCAAAACCCCTTTAAAAGTTGGAGTTAAAGGTTCTATGTTAACGAAACCAACAAATTTGACTGTGTccacaaacaatgcatttataggAACAAAACGCTTACCAAGTCCAAAAGTGTTAGTCACTGGTAGCAGAAAACCTGAGCCATCTTTGTTTAAGAAAAGGTGTATAGATTTGCATTCTCCGGGTACAAGCGCAGAGAGAGCAGAAGATTATGTGATATCGACGCCTCTGAAAGCGGTCGAAGAATTGACATCCAGTGAATTTCATGATCTCATCAAGCCTCTAAGTCCGAGTGATTTAGAAGCTTACCTTTCTAGTCTTTCAAACAAAGCTTCGAAGCGACCCGGATTTTCAAAGTTGGATGATATTCCAACTACCAAATGTAGTTTCTATCTTGAAGAGGGTATCAGGAATGAATTAGTGGAAAATAGCCTAAATGGAGCAAAAGAAACTGGGTTTGACACAAAAGTAGGTTTTTATACCCAAAGTCTTTCAAATAACCAAACTGATGATATGGAGTACAACTTAAGTAAAGGAAAGTCACATGTTAGAAAATTGTTTGATGAGGGTGAAATCATCTTAAGTAATGATTTCGAAACGAATATTAAAAATTCCTCAAAGCCAAGTATAAGCAAAAATGGTTTTTCGGAAAAATTAGTGTtcagtgaaaaaaatgaagGTGCTTTCACAGACAATGAGATCCTAATGGAACCTTCAAGTCtttcaggggagataactacaCTCTTGTATTCAAGGGAAGTGACTCACCCCAAAACCCAAAGGGACATAACCATACATACCTCCTCAAAAGAAGAAGCTACTCTAAACGAAGAGGAGGATCTTCCAAAATCAAGGGAAATAATCTCAAGTGCTTTTCAAATGGAAGTAACTCTTAAAAATCATAGTATACCTTGCAATGTTGGAGCTATAAAAGCAGATGTTTCTGATTTAGCTCAAAATATAGAAAGCATGGAAATCGATGAAAGTCCTTATTGTCATCTTGATAAAGAAGTCGAAGATCATCTCAAAAACTCAGATCCAGAAAAAGTGTTCAAAAAACCTTGTGTAGACACTCAAAAGTCACAAGAACACGTACATACTAGTAGCGAGTCCAGTACTAACGACACAGACTGTGAAAAGTCTACATGTGATGAAAATGTTTCTAGTGCTAGAAGCAAACCTATCCAGCCTCTCAACCAGGCCGACAACTGTGATACCACGAATTCCCGTGATCTTTCTCTATGCATGCAACTACTACAGAGGGACTTTcagcaaaatgtcaaaaat GAGATGCTAAGGCCAAGCTCGAAGCCCTACAAATCACTACCGTCACCAGACGATATAAAACAGTTCCATTTCACGATGGGTCGGAGTACCAGTGCGATCTTCAATTCGAGTACTGGTCTTCCTTCTCGGTCTAGTCCA GCTCCGGTGAAGAAAAAGTCCAGCACCAGATTCGACTATGACTGTTCTCTCAGTAATATCAGAGCTATCAAAAA TGCCATATCTTGTTCCAAGCTAACCCTGCACTCTGAAGACAACTCTGACACCATAGAAGACCCCAAAGTACTGAGTACTAGTGCACCAGCGTCAACCAACTGTCTCCTTGGCAATTTTGAG GAGTCGGTTCTCAATGGCAGAATAGAGCCTATAGGGGTCGTTGAAGGGTTTACAGTGGAGATAGGAGCAGGGGGAACCTTCTGCCCTAAACATGTCACACTGCCAGTGGTTTCGTACTTCTTCCAACTGTCTGACGATAATGCACCGTCTCCTTATCTG GGCTATGTGAACCTCGAGCCACTGGGTAAGAGAGGCTACCATATACCTCGTAATGGGACGGTGCAAGTG ACGCTGTTTAATCCAAACAAAAGCGTGATTAAGATGTTTGTAGTGATGTACGACATGTCAGACATGCCGTCAAGCTGTCAGACATTTCTACGACAACGCACGATGTACATGCCTGTTGAGGAGAACACCACTGAGCCTTCGTTTCTTCGATACCTCATACATCTAAG ATTTCAAAGCAGCAAATCGGGGAAGATCTaccttcacacagatgttcgtCTCATATTTGCGAGGGACAAGTTTGAATTCGACCCCCGGGTCGGAAACTATGAGCTGCGGTCTTTCACCGAAGGTCCTGAAAACCCCAAATTCTCACCGAAAAGatga